Below is a window of Bombus pyrosoma isolate SC7728 linkage group LG14, ASM1482585v1, whole genome shotgun sequence DNA.
ACTTATAGAACAAAACacgattgaatttttttctttttgttaagTATGGACACTCTTTGTTAGTAAGAAAGCTTATTTTTATCACAGATAAACGAGAATTGACGAATATTTAACTCTTTCACTGCTGCCAAAGCAACAAGTATTATTTCATAGTATTATTTCCTTGAATCTGTTAATAtgtgttataaattttgttaaagaaatacgtatgtattacattagatttcttcttctttttttaacacgGTTTACTTTAACAATTGACACGATTAACACTGGACCTgaaactaaaaagaaattgaatcttTCTCGTAGAAAGTATTTGCAGCTGAAAGGGTTAAAACAACGGTCAAGTAAacatagaattataaaatgataatttaataaattaaatacatacttactaataatatacatacgttcGTCGTTCTCGAACGAAGCATAGTTCCGTTCTGGTGTCATATACATACAGTATTAATTACAAGAGATATAGGACTCGTGCTATAAACTGCatttaggaaatatttaagcgaacgtagttttatttattaacattcgAATAGGTTTTAATcacaatgtattttaaaaataaatagagattAGCAACAATAAAgtctgtaattaataaaatatcattgcCCTCCTAGGTGTGCATTTAGACGTTTCGTAAAAatacttattaatttaaaacaaattactgataaaaattattactagTAAAAGTTGTTTGTGATATAATCTGAGGTATAGGTCGTGATAGTGATAGGAAGAAACACttgtatatttaacaatatatatatgtcgggttggcgctatgattagggttggggtcaagggcgtgaaacgaatcttcgttgtgattagatattgtcgttatgcaatagagaagatattgactagtgcaaatatgattgttacagatatcgacaagtaaccgtggtaattagatactcgagacgctaatgataatgatcctaggttcgataacgaatccgcggtcaacgggatagtaGATGTAtgctctcacaaaatctaagtccgactcttggttaacagaTCGCGAAGACGTTATTCcttttcgttaataaagtcGCAAGCAGGAATCAATTttcgtcgcgatgatgccaccgaggaaaactatgacggggtgtgcccaagggcacgagatcatcggattcgtggagcgatgcttTCGTTCAGAGGGTGAgagaaattgacgttgctgttaattggtcaatttccacgtCGATGGTTAgaaaggatgctagccgctcttgaggaaaagttgctaACGAGGAACGTCGTTCGAGAGAAAttaggtttcccctatcttcccgtagttgggacaaagactgtttttCTGTTCGAAGGactttaattaactaaatcttaagatttataacgggtcctcaggctagcgaAGACGCATCAGCACCTGGCGACCATCTCACCCGGAGAACagggttttttttttttttttatttatttattgtttgtttgcattttacaatttgtccattaggacatttggtaaaatattataatttaagtagGGTCTTTGTTAggcaaacgttcatcccttgaccgcggctacgttggggACTGGTTATCGCCccgagcccaagctcattgtcacGAATCTCGAACAGGTACAATCGGGTCGaatgataattgtttaattgcgggtttttcccaaagttccaaaggaaggctccggtgttcctTCGTCTCCGACATATAAAAAGTGGAATTTTAACACAATAATGACAGACTTAGAAATTGAGACTCTACCAATTTCTGAACGGTATCAAACATTTCTATTGTGTATTGCAACAgcaaaattttaagattttagttcgataaataaattaaaatgcaatgtATGAAAAACTAACATTCTTGAGTTCCAGGGAAAGCTTTATCCTCTTGCGAGGTCTGTGACTCGACTACCGAAAACGaatgtttaacaaaaaaagaaaaaggataatAGACTATTGACGCGTCCGTTTAAGTCAAATGACTATCGGCGAACACACTGACTCTAATTTCGCgtttgattattataattaaatttaataagagCTATTGTGCTCTAAAGGTCAAACTCTATCGACTTTACCGATCGTGCGCGACCGCAAATATTTTCTGAGAGAAAAACTTTATCAAAGGAAGGTAATACaagaaaagaagtaaaatattctatatcatatttttctttttctttctatcgatcatttgtttggaaaatattgctATTTCAAAACTACAGCTAACAATTATTTACTTGTCACAGGTCAAAAAATATGACATTAATagtaatgaaatatgaaaatatttattctttatgaatattttgtaataaaactgatttataaaattgatacttTGGATACCCGTCATTACAATTTCAAGTATATTTTCGTGTTAATACAACATGGCTATTTTTGTCAGTTAAACAAAGCTGCACAACGTTCTAATAATGCGACGCGCAGAACTATCAAAACAAGTCTCTAATTGCGACgtttattagaaaaagataaacgaCATTATCTTAAGGGCttcaacatttaaaaaaatacattttgttttaCGACTATAACGAATACCTCGAAAACTAAGACCAGCTGACGGTTACATGTATAGGGAAAGATAGTTCAAAATGTTAggctttacgatatattgcaaaatcatcgaaatcgaagAAGACGGAACAATTCTACAAGTTCTTCCAAACTTGTTTCCTATTCGACTTTATTCGACTGTTACGCAGAGAATCACACGAAGTGAAGGAAAAAGAGTCAAGGggagcaaaaaagaaaagaatttcattctaATAATGTGTGATTTGTACTTCTCGATGTAGATAACTTTCATTGAAAACTAGTAATCGCGTCTATTCATATTGAAAAACCACAAATTgctattaaattgtattagattatgaatataaaataaaccgAATTGAGATGTTTACTATTTCGAAGCAATAACTCTGTATTGtatgtgaaatttttcacatttatgACGAGTTCTCTGCAGTTCCTGTCAGCTTTCAATATGTCACCACGTGAAATGGtctaatttcaaatttgaattCCTATTTCCGCCACCAGAGCGCAGATGGCTCAGCTACGTATCATCAGAGCACTAAACTACCGAATATAGATAGAATATATATCAGTACATCAGAGACGAATAGACGAATTTTTCCCAGAAAAAAGTAATTAGTACTTTAcgaatattcaataaattagaCGGAAAAGTATGTCTATCCTTGTCGCACACTATTACTCTCCTTATCTAACACCGACTGAGATATCTCTTTGCTCATTCTATATTCTTGTTaacgtttctcgatttttaGCCAAAGAGCACTTTAGCAAAGAGCCAAAGTTCACAAATAGGAATACTTATTCTAATAATGAttgataacaaataaaatacttaccttgaattaaatttgcaattgCACTGTAAAGGAATGCCCGGATACCAGTATAttgttaatgtaatattaacttttatcaATAGTTATTCCTTACtttattaatgatttattagaatttatcgTTTTAGAGAATCTCAGAAGTTTAGGTAAAAAAAGCACAATTTGCAatcagttttattaaaatcttttattcaactttttaaatccaaatacaaattcatatttaaatcaGAAACTAAATTCTACactgaaaattaaaatcaaatggGGATATCAATCTGGCAAGGACATTAACAATGATTAATCAATATTAAGTATAGactttcttttactttattttgtgtcatttacaatatacactcctttatcttaaaaaatagaacaatgtttacaaatatatagctataattacttaatattaaacattcgtaaattcatattaagCTATAAATCATTCATAAATCATTagtatttagtattatttaatactacaATGTAATGTCAATCATTCATTACTCGTGTAACTAAGTATCAcattagtaatttattaaatctacTGATTAgatcataatataataaaatttgattaaaccaacgtacacgtataaaatacgataatgTGCATATAATACGGTATTGCTAAAATTATAGCTTACAGTTATCAATATTTGTAATCGTAATCGTAATATAACAGACTTTGACATCACGGCATCAATGATTCGCGGTATTCGCACGGTGAGTTTATCTTGCTACGGTTTACCGGATGAATAATTACCAACTATGTTTAACACGAACAATATAAATGAAGACCTTTATAATTAGTGAACAGTCGTGggatcattattttttaaagtgtTCTGGCTCTTATTATCATTGCGTTCGCCAGAACAACATAACCTCTAACGAAATATGTTTCCGTCGAAGGATCTAGGAAAATCGGATTATATCAGTTTAAATATCCAGGATAGTGCAACATTCTCGCGAGGATCATCACGTAGTCTCTGGAGGGTAAGTCATTAAAGTATTCTTTACCTATACAAATACTAtagatttctttaaaatttttatcaaaaaattactCTCagtataaaactaaaaatcttttgttttttcagCAATGGAATCAATTGTCAAGGTTTcagagaaatattctttacttTATAGTCATTACGATCATAttagttatattttatctgttaCCTGGCGATAACAAAAATGGAGTTTTAGATGAAAGTGATTACAATAACATAGAGGTAGTGCAAGATACTCCTAAATATGAAAAGGTATGTTTATTTCAATAGATACTATTGTTGTTTAAGAGAAtgtctttttatattctcaaaaaatataatttctagcCAGTAGAAGAAATTGCAGTAGATAATGTAAATCAGGAACATAAGGGAGGTGGAGAGGTCATTGAGGAACCTGAATTCCAACCAGAAATAAATCAGGTGGATGATGATCAAATTGGAGAACCACCTCAACCTAAGCCGAACACACTCAAATTTAATGGTAACTTTATATCTTTGTAACATAATTGTTAAGCTGATTTTGTTAATAAcattatgattatttatttttaggaCCACaaaataatagacaaaaaGCTGTAGTTGCAGCATTTAAACATTCATGGAATGGATATAAAGAATATGCTTGGGGATATGATAATGTGAAACCAATATCAAGAAAGTACTATGAATGGTTTGGCTTAGGGCTTACTATAGTTGATTCTCTCGATACTATGTACATAATGGGCTTAAATAATGGTAATATTCATgttctatatattctatatagaATTAAGAAACATCCATAAAGCTAATAATACTTACCTTTTATCTACAGAATTTTTAGAAGCCAAACTATGGGTTGagaaaaatttagtatttaCTTCAAACAGAgatgttaatttatttgaagttaCGATTAGAGTATTAGGAGGTctattatccgcatatcatcTTTCAGGTGACAAGATTTTCTTAAGTAAGGCTGTAAGTTGTCTCGgattttttaaagttataatgatatattacTGGAAGAAATTTggctataaaaatttacgtaCTATAAATCGTAGACAGCGTTAGGGGAACGTATGATGCCAGCGTTTTCTACTTCATCTGGTGTTCCTTATTCCGACGTAAATCTTGGTACTAAAACTGCGCATGGTCCTAAATGGGGTCCTGATAGTAGTACAAGCGAAGTTACTTCCATTCAATTGGAATTTCGTGATTTAAGTCGTAGTACAGGAGACCCTAAATTCGAGGTAATTACGGATAAATATTAGCTTTGAATGCGttattatttgcattataCGTAAGAAAGTATGCGATTGTTATACTTCAGGAAGCAGTAGCAAAAGTTTCGGAACATGTACACCagttagaaaaatacgatgGTTTAGTACCCATTTTCATTAACGCTAATACTGGACAATTTAGAGATCATGCAACAATTACGCTTGGCGCTCGTGGTGATagttattacgaatatttattgaaacaatgGCTTCAAACTGGGAAGACTATTAATTAGTTAGTATTTCATCATCATTATTCACTGggaatttgtttttcttgttCTTGAACTTGTCTCATGAATTTGTgataatcatttaaatttgtaaatgctTTTAGCCTACGAGATGATTATCTGTTAGGTATTGCTGGAACTCAAAAACACTTAGTAAAACGTACAGCAATTAATAAGTATCTTTTCATAGCGGAGCTAGTTGGAGCACACAAAGAAATAACACcaaaaatggtaaaattttaaataaaagcaCTTTTCACAGtttaatatatcatatgtTATTGATAATGGCTGTATTTATAGGATCACCTTACATGTTACTTGGGAGGTACATTAGCTTTAGGAGTACATCATGGTTTATCATCTGATCATATGGATTTAgctaatgaaattgtaaaaacttgTTATCAAACGTACGCAATTCAACCCACGTTTCTCGCTCCAGAAATCACGTACTTCAATACTGAGGTAATTATAATAGTTGTCTACTTGGATAAAGGTTATCATAAAAGGATACGAGAATATTATAACTTTAGAACTCAAATGGAGAAAAATCAATGGATATGTATGTGAAGATGAATGATGCACATAATTTACTCAGACCAGAGTTTATTGAAAGTCTTTTCTACATGTGGTATTTTACTggtaataaaacatttcaagACTGGGGGTGGCAAATATTCCAAGTAAGTAATTATGTAAAAACTGaaatatgaaacttttattgtGTTCTCagtcatacatatatatgtataatttaataggcttttgaaaattatacaaaagtGGAAAAGGGGTACACCAGCATTGGTAATGTAAGGATCGTTTATAATACACCACAAAAAGATATGACAGAAAGTTTTTGGTTTGctgaaactttgaaatactTATACTTGTTGTTTGACGATACAAGGCAATTAATAGACTTGGATAGATGGGTATTCAATTCTGAAGGACATCCATTACCCATATACGAATCATAATCAAGTTTGGTCACAAAATTTCATGTATAAATTTGCACCATTAGAGAAATCTTAAATACCTTTTCAGGCCAGTGAATAGATATCCTGATGTCATACacagataaaaaattagtcGAATTAATGTActttaaaatacgaaatagaTCTTCACTTTAGGCTACAGAATCTTCTAGGGATAGTTCTTAATcattacattttcataaaagcATTTTTTGTCCGTTATTCACAGAACTTATGCATCTGCTAGTGATTAACTGTTTCTACTCAATTTTTTACTGATTTCCCAATTCAAAGATGTATTTTCGAATTGATCGTTATAATCTATTTCATGACAAGTAacttaataaaaacaatacaGAACATATTCCAGATCACACTTTTGATAGTGTATAAGAATTGTTgagtacaatatttaaaaaaaaagttgaaaataattgttctcTTACCTAGCCTGATATACcaaatccttttctttttaagacAAGTAGAATTACTTCATATATTTACAGAATCATTTAACTgcaacataataatacaaatcatCTACattatttagttaaaaaagaaaaaagacaggAAACtctgttacaatatttaatgaaacaaaaattttttaagtgaTACCTTCAAATAAGAAAAGTTACTTATAGTTTACTCTTAAAAATCCTAGtcaaattttttcttcctccttctctttttttcttcttttttcttgttaaCAAATGTgcaatattctattttttgcATAATCTAATATTTAGTTCTTCTACTTAGAGTAATTcattcataaatatgtatgatacTTGAAAACAAAGATTAACTTATTACTAAGTGATATAAATTGATGATTAGAGCGTTCTATTactttttagaatttattatagaaatatctttataataaGATATTCTATACGACACACATGTATATTGTGTACTGAGCAATTTGAATTGTAACTAAAAATTTGTAGTAATCTCAActcattatttttcatcataATTTAAGCCTTATTTATTGcacattttttgtataaaatattaacaaaaaattttacatcactattatagatattattgaaataaacaagAGCAATCAATAAATTAAGATACTAAGAGATATATCATGaacatatatcataaaaatatatagctgcttcatttataaaaaagttattgAGATAGCACTGAACTATCAACATTTAATGAAGATATTAATGTAGATTTAATTGCGTATTatcagaataattattttacattaaagaGATGAAACTTTCAATTCTGCttctaaattacaaaaaattacaaaacattatgggataaaaatttaaactatTCACACGTATACATCTCACATGATCtttgaaattatgtaaattatgtaaacTAAACTGGATTTGTTAATGATTCATTTTTACTTGTATATAGaatgttatacaaaatatggTATCCTCAAGAAGAAatctttttaagaaaaataaagttttcaatttttccatttaaaaactTGATTCAATTTTTAGAACCAAGTTaggatattatttttagacaTGCATACTTGTCCatgcaatataaaaatttaggTAACTTCAATGTTACTAGgcatttgataaaattatcaaaaagtagtaatgaacataaattttatccttctaatacatatatatatatatttgtttggCGGTCTCATTCTTCAAGTGTACATACTTTCGATTATGCTGTACAATTCAATGTTTGTTCCACTTTACAACAAGCATAATTCATTTCACagggaaaatataaatagtagtagtagtagtagtgtagtagtagtagtggtagtagtagtagtaatagtaataaaactaattaagTCAGCTACATATGTTACACTATTGTGGATTATTAAATTGCACTTTGTGTTACTttctattgtttaaatatGTTCTACTTGCAAGACAATCGACGAtatgtattcatatttttagtaatgtttaaaaaattttaatgccATTGAGAAGTAAACTGTATGAATATACatttcttatataaaatacaattatatataatttgtcaaataattttacgattgcGCTATAATctttacaatgaaataatttcattatatctaTGTACcttaatgttatatgttaatgaaatataatttgttattataaaaagtagaatttggaaattttataatagttaaatttcttacatttactTTTTGTCAATTACTTATACAAATAGCaagtttgtataaatatgaGTTTTGTAAAGCCTTTAGAACTGATATTAATTGTGAGACCACAGCAGTGCTTTTCatctatataatatcattttggaatatatttacaagatatgtcatttttattactttttgttcaaaatttgattatattgTTTTGGTTTACacgattattttcaaagtataacaggtgtaattatcaaatttgttCATACTCTCtcttatttgtataaattgcaacttttatgtacaattttctCCTTATGTGATACCTTAAGACTTTATAGTATTTATGaatgtagaatattattttgtaggATATTGACTTTATTCGAGTAAATTTGTGCTTTTAATCAAATCTCCTACACAAtgaagttttaatatttaaataaatttacggCACTTAAGCAGTCTTTAAGGATAATTAGCATTATGTCTTTCCattctctttaattttataatggaACAATATGTATGGGTAACGAACTAGTAcatattccaatattatttatatatacatatgtatatatatatatatataaaattagtgGCATTGCAtgatttttaagaagaaaatactaTAAGTTAATAATCTATTTTTGATACAAACTATTACCTTTTAATGCTTTGTTTGGAATAATGTATAAAGCACTTAAAGACTAATATGATATCACTATGTAAAAATAGGAATGCATGGATAACTATCATgcagaatttttctataagaTTAAATTCATTGCTTTCAATTAAGACTTACAgccaaataatttttctttaacatttACATGACtacatttgattaaaaatataaattttataaattggaatgaaatttaacagtCTATGAAATATCAGTgattaaattcttataattataagatacttgatcaatttgttatattaaaaatgatgcACAAACTTTCCAGATCTAATATATACCTTAACTACAAGATTCCGACTTTTTCCGTTTCATGTACTTCATAAATTTtacagaataaataattattttataaaaatattggattCTTCAAGTAtcatatcaaaattttatcattccCAAAATATATTCCTAATTCCTATATTTCagatctttctctttttttagtaatatatagaaaatccGAGATGAGCATACATTTCTTAAATGCGATATAGacatttaacaatatttaggAATTAATCATTCGATTGGCAGCctgaattattgaaattccaTCAAAGCTCAATAATTCGATGGGAAAAGAATTCCATATAATTGACATTCTTCTCGTAACCATGTTAAATCgtgaaatgaatataaaatgattgCTCAACACGAGAAAAATTCTGGCTGTTAAAGTATTACACACTCGCAACACTGCTGcgtgaaatatatacaatctACAACGCAGGAGTCGTTTTCGGGTTGAGTGACTGGTTTTGTCGCCTCCGAGTCGATTCCATTCTTCTCAATTTTCGGCTGTGGCTCGGGAACGGGCAGTACGGTCTGCGTGATCGGTACTGCATTCTCAATCATCTCCGTATCGGTGTCGGcattcgataatttattcgttaccGGAGTAGTAGGTGTGGTCGGTGTGATCTTACCAGGACGCGCTTCATCTGGTACATCGTAATCTACCAAAGGTATAGAAGTCTGCAGCGGTGGAGGTGAATCATTGGACATGATGACACTGAAACAAAACTTTCTTTAgatattcttttcaatttctactttaacctaaatgtttcattttaactCAGGAATGACACAGTGATTTTACGTCTACAACAGACATATTTTGGtcatttacattaaaaatatgtaaacaatTTTGCAAAGATATActaaaatgttttcaaaatatatagttCAGTTATAAAGCTCAGATGTTGAAAAGAAGTTAAACAACCTTTTTATCTACAAGTAACCAAAATGAATA
It encodes the following:
- the LOC122575285 gene encoding uncharacterized protein LOC122575285 isoform X3 — protein: MRFKNPLPQRGSYDVIMSNDSPPPLQTSIPLVDYDVPDEARPGKITPTTPTTPVTNKLSNADTDTEMIENAVPITQTVLPVPEPQPKIEKNGIDSEATKPVTQPENDSCVVDCIYFTQQCCECVIL
- the LOC122575283 gene encoding endoplasmic reticulum mannosyl-oligosaccharide 1,2-alpha-mannosidase, with translation MFPSKDLGKSDYISLNIQDSATFSRGSSRSLWRQWNQLSRFQRNILYFIVITIILVIFYLLPGDNKNGVLDESDYNNIEVVQDTPKYEKPVEEIAVDNVNQEHKGGGEVIEEPEFQPEINQVDDDQIGEPPQPKPNTLKFNGPQNNRQKAVVAAFKHSWNGYKEYAWGYDNVKPISRKYYEWFGLGLTIVDSLDTMYIMGLNNEFLEAKLWVEKNLVFTSNRDVNLFEVTIRVLGGLLSAYHLSGDKIFLSKATALGERMMPAFSTSSGVPYSDVNLGTKTAHGPKWGPDSSTSEVTSIQLEFRDLSRSTGDPKFEEAVAKVSEHVHQLEKYDGLVPIFINANTGQFRDHATITLGARGDSYYEYLLKQWLQTGKTINYLRDDYLLGIAGTQKHLVKRTAINKYLFIAELVGAHKEITPKMDHLTCYLGGTLALGVHHGLSSDHMDLANEIVKTCYQTYAIQPTFLAPEITYFNTENSNGEKSMDMYVKMNDAHNLLRPEFIESLFYMWYFTGNKTFQDWGWQIFQAFENYTKVEKGYTSIGNVRIVYNTPQKDMTESFWFAETLKYLYLLFDDTRQLIDLDRWVFNSEGHPLPIYES
- the LOC122575285 gene encoding uncharacterized protein LOC122575285 isoform X1 → MAKQISFYSTLTSEEKNRMQPCLKARCVIMSNDSPPPLQTSIPLVDYDVPDEARPGKITPTTPTTPVTNKLSNADTDTEMIENAVPITQTVLPVPEPQPKIEKNGIDSEATKPVTQPENDSCVVDCIYFTQQCCECVIL
- the LOC122575285 gene encoding uncharacterized protein LOC122575285 isoform X2, with product MRNGTITTRADVYAEEIPCTSDSVIMSNDSPPPLQTSIPLVDYDVPDEARPGKITPTTPTTPVTNKLSNADTDTEMIENAVPITQTVLPVPEPQPKIEKNGIDSEATKPVTQPENDSCVVDCIYFTQQCCECVIL